AAAGGAGGTCGTGATGTTTCAGAAGATTCTCATTGCTAATCGTGGTGAAATTGCAGTGCGCATTATTCGTGCTTGCAGAGATTTGCATATCAAAAGTGTAGCTATATACGCTAGAGCTGATAGAGATTGTTTGCACGTGAAAATGGCTGATGAATCTTATGAAATAAGCGATGACCCGCTTAAAGGCTATCTTGATGCAGATTTGATTATTGAGGTAGCATTGCGCGCAGAAGTTGATGCAATTCACCCCGGATATGGATTTTTAAGCGAAAATGCTGCATTTGCTAAAAAGGTAAAAGAAGCAGGCATTACTTGGATAGGACCAGATGATGTAACTATTGCCAAAATGGGCGATAAAAATGCTGCAAGAGCCATTATGGAGAAGAATGGAATCCCCATTGTACCGGGTACTCAACCACTGAATAAGCACTCTATGAGTGAGATTGCTAAACTTGCGCAAAAAATCGGCTATCCTGTGATACTCAAAGCAAGTAGTGGCGGAGGTGGGCGTGGCATACGCGTGGTAGAGAGAAAAGAAGATTTAATAGAATCTTTTGATGCGTGCAAACGCGAGGCTATGGCGTTTTTTAAAAATGATGATGTTTTTATGGAAAAATATATTGTCAATCCTAGACATATTGAATTTCAAATCTTAGCAGATAATTATGGCAATGTGATTCATTTGCTTGAGCGTGATTGCTCCATACAAAGACGACATCAAAAACTTATTGAAATCGCTCCTAGTCCGCTTATTAGTGAAGATTTACGCCGAAGAATGGGGGCGACTGCAGTAGCTGCAGCCAAAGCTGCAAAATATACTAATGCTGGGACGGTTGAGTTTTTGCTTGATGAAAATAACACTTTTTACTTTATGGAGATGAATACGCGCATACAGGTTGAACACGGCGTTACAGAAGAAATTACAGGCTATGACCTTATAGGGAGACAAATTCGCATTGCACAAGGGGAAATTTTAGACCTCACACAGCACGATATTCGCGCACAAGGTTTTGCCATTGAGGCAAGAATCAATGCCGAAGATGTGGCGAATGATTTTGTGCCAAATCCGGGTAAAATCACCACCTACTACCCTGCTCTAGGACCTTTTGTGCGCATAGATAGTTGTATTTACAAAGATTATGTGATTCCACCTTTTTACGATTCTATGGTGGCAAAGCTCATTGTGAAAGCATCAAGCTATAATCTTGCTGTAAATAAACTCTCACGCGCCTTGAATGAATTTACAATTAAAGGCGTGAAAACAACAATTCCATTTTTGATAAATATTTGCAATGACAAAGACTTTAGGCGCGGATATTTTGATACTTCTTATATTGAAAACAAAATTAAGGAGCTTATGCCCACGCCTCAATCTAAACCCGAAGATGATATGGTAAGCGTCATTGTTGCTGCCTTAAGTGCGCGCTACGGAGCATAAGCAGGAGTGAGCCTATGAAAAATATCTATCAAAGCACAACATTTTTGGATAAAAGAGCGTGTGAAAAATATCATCTCACATCTGAAATCCTTATGGAAAATGCAGCTTGTGCATTAGAATCTCTTATTGATTCTGTAACACATAAGGGAAGTGTGATAACTATTTTGTGTGGTGGTGGTGATAATGGGGGCGATGGATATGCGCTCGCTAGGCGTTTAAGTGGGGATTATTCTGTAAGAATTTACCAAATAAAAGAACCAAAATCACCTCTTTGTATTCAAGCATATGAACGTGCTTGTGAGTGTGGAGTGAAGTTTGTGAAAAAAATCCTGCCTTGCGATGTAATGGTAGATTGCGTTGTGGGCAGTGGCTTAAAGGGTAACTTAGAGCGTGAAGTAAGTGAGATTCTCTCTTTAGCAAACAAAAATGCTCGTTTAAGTATTGCTTGTGATGTGCCAAGTGGGCTAAGTGATAAAGATGAGGGTTTTGTTTTCAAAGCAGATTACACCCTATGTATGGGAGCGATAAACCTTGTATGTCTTAGTGATAGAGCAAAAGATTATGTGGGAGAATTGCGTATTGGTAAGCTCGGTTTAAGTGCGAGCCATTATGAAGTAAGTTCTAATCTTAAAATGCTAGAATCTTCTGATTTAGCATTACCACAACGCGTGAGAGCAAATGTGCATAAAGGGGATTATGGATTTTTAGCAGTTTTTAGCGGAGAAAAAGTAGGTGCGAGTATCCTGAGCGCACAGAGCGCTTTAAGCTTTGGTGTAGGGCTTGTGAGCCTTATTGTAGATGAGGAAAGATTCGTGCCTCCAGAAATTATGCAAGAGCAGAATCTACCTGCAAAGGCAAGTGCTATCGCTCTAGGTATGGGGTTAGGCATAGATAAAAGCGCAAAAGTTTTAGAAACTTTATGTGAAAGCCCCCTACCCTGCGTGATTGACGCGGATTGCTTTCATACGCCGATGATTAAGACTTTTCTTGATAAAAGTTTAAACCAACAAACTTTAGATTTTTCGCGTGAGATTATCTTAACGCCACACCCAAAAGAATTTGGAGCATTGCTTAAATATTGTGATTTGGGTGAATATAACCCTCAAAAACGCATTGAATCTATGCTGAATTTCACTCAAAAATATCCACATACTACCCTTGTGCTAAAGGGTGCAAATGTTTTCATAGCAAAGGCACAAGAGGTTTATATTAATCCGCTTGGTATCAATGCACTTGCAAAGGGCGGGAGTGGCGATGTTTTAAGCGGACTTATTGGTGCGCTTTTAGCACAAGGATATAGCGGTTTAGATTCTGCATTGCAAGGCTCACTTGCCCATACACTTGCAGCAAGGGAAG
This DNA window, taken from Helicobacter sp. MIT 21-1697, encodes the following:
- a CDS encoding acetyl-CoA carboxylase subunit A, whose translation is MFQKILIANRGEIAVRIIRACRDLHIKSVAIYARADRDCLHVKMADESYEISDDPLKGYLDADLIIEVALRAEVDAIHPGYGFLSENAAFAKKVKEAGITWIGPDDVTIAKMGDKNAARAIMEKNGIPIVPGTQPLNKHSMSEIAKLAQKIGYPVILKASSGGGGRGIRVVERKEDLIESFDACKREAMAFFKNDDVFMEKYIVNPRHIEFQILADNYGNVIHLLERDCSIQRRHQKLIEIAPSPLISEDLRRRMGATAVAAAKAAKYTNAGTVEFLLDENNTFYFMEMNTRIQVEHGVTEEITGYDLIGRQIRIAQGEILDLTQHDIRAQGFAIEARINAEDVANDFVPNPGKITTYYPALGPFVRIDSCIYKDYVIPPFYDSMVAKLIVKASSYNLAVNKLSRALNEFTIKGVKTTIPFLINICNDKDFRRGYFDTSYIENKIKELMPTPQSKPEDDMVSVIVAALSARYGA
- a CDS encoding NAD(P)H-hydrate dehydratase; translation: MKNIYQSTTFLDKRACEKYHLTSEILMENAACALESLIDSVTHKGSVITILCGGGDNGGDGYALARRLSGDYSVRIYQIKEPKSPLCIQAYERACECGVKFVKKILPCDVMVDCVVGSGLKGNLEREVSEILSLANKNARLSIACDVPSGLSDKDEGFVFKADYTLCMGAINLVCLSDRAKDYVGELRIGKLGLSASHYEVSSNLKMLESSDLALPQRVRANVHKGDYGFLAVFSGEKVGASILSAQSALSFGVGLVSLIVDEERFVPPEIMQEQNLPAKASAIALGMGLGIDKSAKVLETLCESPLPCVIDADCFHTPMIKTFLDKSLNQQTLDFSREIILTPHPKEFGALLKYCDLGEYNPQKRIESMLNFTQKYPHTTLVLKGANVFIAKAQEVYINPLGINALAKGGSGDVLSGLIGALLAQGYSGLDSALQGSLAHTLAAREVIKHIANYALIPSALLEGITTLQSHKRIQK